atatttattactaacaaaaacgatcgtaaaaaattaaaacttctagttgccttttaagtaaccaaaaattggagggcaactaggcctcctcccccacccttgttttctcaaaatcttactATCAaagctatgaaaaagccatttagccaaaacaaaattaatatacaaatttcgttttacttattcatgtgcggagagctaaaatcaaaatatgcatcaattcaaaaacgttcggaaattaaataaaaaaacaagttttttcaactgaaagtaaggagcgaaattaaaagtaaaaacgaacagaaattactccgtatatgaaagggactgttccctcctcaacaccccactacgctaaactttttttattgttttaaaaagtagagtcgtatgaaagggtcaaactttagcgtaaagagtggggcgttgaggaggcaacagcccctttcatttacggagtaattctgttcgttttaattttttatgttgctccttactttcagttgaaaaaaacttgttttttatttaattataataagaatttatttctgcttctATTAGGTTTTTATATGTCcctttatttatcttttacttttttttgccgAAAAGGTTTTGTTGAATTAATTATTTGGAAAAGGGgataaactttttttgaatTCACGCAACACAACTGTAAAagtatacgaaaaaaaaaatcaattcaaaacaTTGAAACATTTGTGCTTTAATATGTCTCTCAGTGTAATTCTTTCATCTGGATCCTCGTCCAAACACTTACTTAGCAGGTCTTTTACTTGTGTCGAAAAGGTGGGCGTTATGTTCTTTATAACACTTCTAACGCTTTTCATAACTAACGCTTCCAATGCTTCTTCATAACTAACCGCGTATGGTGATATGTGTTTTGCGAAGACATTTTTCCCAGTGAGAAGGCCAGCCAAAACCAAGCCCAAGGACCAAACCGCCACAGCCTCAGGTTTGTATATTTCTTCGCGTAAAAACTCAGGCGGTAAATAAAGTGTCGTGGCAACAAGATTCTCTAGAGCCCTGTCAATATGTGTGGCACTTccaaaatcaattaattttattgttgcttcGGGGGTAATAATAATGTTTTCTGGCTTTATGTCTCTGTGGATAATTTTACGATTAAACAGTCTTAGGACACACTTACAAACTTTTCTGAAGATGAAAAGTGCCTGTTTCTCACTAAGTCCCTGTTGACACTTAATAAAACTATTTAGGTCCAAcgacttttcaaaaaattccgTGACAAGCCAAAATTCATCACCCATTTCAAAGGAGTCGATAATTTGAACGAAACCATCTAGACCTTTGATTTTTCCCAGTATCTCAATTTCCATAGGAACCACTTTTCCCCTTTCGTTCACAGTGAAATCGAATATTTCgcgtttctttattttcttaatgGCTACTTTTCCACCGCCAGATTTATCTGCCCCAAGATAGACTTTCCCAAACGTTCCACTTCCAAGCTGCTGGTCAGTAACAGAAAAGCGACTATCAAATCGATGTTTTTCTTTCATGGTGAGCGAGCAGATTTCGTCTAAATCCATGCCACTTTCATCAAAACTAGCCCCGATCTGGCCAATGTGGCCGCAAAGGTCATAGTCAATTTCTTCAATTCCTTCTGGCTCAAAAAAAGAGGAGTAAGATTTTTGAATTCGAACAGCAGATACTCCATTACTTAGCCCAGGCATGATCACTTCTTACTAAGAAAAATATAgctttataatattttgttataGTATCTTCATATTAATTATAACACTTATCTTCTCGTTAACATCATCTTCACAAGACaagtaaataataattatatacgACATTTAAAATCTCCAAAACACTCTTAAAATGTCAATATTAACTTCACAATAATTATGcaacaattttcttcttctttttttaagttaagtGTGAGTTagctaaatttgtttttgggtACACATATATTGATATCCCCATGATATCGTGATATCACGAGGGTCTATTATAACACATTTGTCATGCATCGAGAGAAGATATCTCTAATAATACTATAGGtgacacatcgctctttacttatttCTTAGTCAATTTTATCAGCCATCGCtctagtcaatttttttttctttagttttggttactattggtcaccccttacttacagtttgttaccacgaactttaaaaaaaaggaacatgcTCAAGGAAAAATCGTATCTAAAAACACGCGAAAAGTAGGGAATCATGGGAAAGGTAGTAAGTAAATCGgagaaaatcttctgagaatgACGTCATTGTCTGACCCATGAAAGAATAAGACAGTTCAAAATGCTAATGGTAATGACGTCATTGGTCGCTTCTTAAGAACAGAATCAAGTTTTGAGACGCTTTGCGGCAAGAACGTTATTAATTGACATATCTAGAAGTAGAGGCTAAGTTCGAAAGTCCTTACTATAATGAAGCTCTTTGTAAGCACACACTCCGTAAAGAATCCAAAAGGCTTGAAGCTTGTTTGATTGACAGAGAAAAATATTGAGCAAAATAggtgaaaaataagttttgggTGTTTTCACTTTTAAACTTCATTAGTTGCTTAAAAATTCTTTCCTATATAAATTGAATAATACTTACGTATTGGGTCAGGTAGAGTCCCCTACGGCAGCTTTGACAACCTTTAGGCCCAGAGTATACGCACTCGCCACATGACACATGACATTTTTTGCAAATCCTACCATCTTGGAACCAACCACTCTCACAATGGCGAACACAACGATGGCCCTGAATCAGTCTTGTTTTATCCTTGCAAGAATCACACCGCACAGAGCGACTATTGTTCTGGGTTAGGTGGCACGAAGCACATGTTCCATGACAAGCTATAAGAGTCAAGAAGATGGACCTAAGCATTGAACAATCAATATGACGACATTCTATAAAACACATGGTTTATTCTGTTTTAAAGTTCCAAGTTTTCTTTTGACATTGAGGACAATCAATTATTATtcttctatatttgtttttagtatcaGGACGCAATCAGAAAACAAAACGTTATCTTCTGTTTCAAATAATCTTCTATTCAGAGTAAGTTCCAGATTGTTAGACCTATGGCCAACGTTAGTAAACCTATGAAAAAGCCGTACTTTTTCTGTATCTGAAAGCAAGCcaccgttaaaaaaaaatataaggtactgacaaagaaaattttttatttatttactcccaaaaaataaaaattcaatgagaATCAAGGTTTGAACTTGAGACTCACCTGTCCAGTTATCTGAAACAGGTGGTTCTAGCCCAACTTTGATAGGGCTCATGGCTGAGACTACCGAGACTGACATGTTACACGAACGAGACTGATAGACCACGTTCGCCCAACTGCGAGTTCAGTTTATTCTCTTCCGAAAACTGTCTAGTCTCATTCTGCCCCACCAGAGACACTATTTGAGGAAGGGCTATAGAAGCAAAATCTTCACAAAGAGCCAAAGAAGCCAAACGCTCGTTAGGGACCAGAGAAGCCATACTCATATGAATAAAAGTTATCaactatttgttaaaaaggggAATATGTCGCTAAAATGACACCAGCGTCTTCTAAGACTTGGGAACATGTCGagggaggggagagggctagGCACCCATCCCAATATCCCTGTTGTGATTATTTCCCTTAACGCAAAGTCTTTTACCTGGTCTTTAGTATTTTAGCAATTCCctcttcccctaaaaaaaaaaccgactTGCCagtttgaaatttatttgaatcctGAGCCGCTGAGAAAAACGTGAAACTTGGATGAAGTTCTCGAGCCAAACCACTTTCAGTGTCATTTTTTTGACGTAGTGCTCTTCATTAGATTCGTGGTTAATCTAATGACTTTGAATAGTTCGTGATGAATTACCATTTATAGGGAAGACTTTAGTAACTCAAAcaggttaatttttttctcttttttaaaataagacgtAGTGGTCTACCATTGTTTGGTTCTTAACTGGTAAAACATTAattattttgcaaagatgaTACAAAACTACTTCAAAAATAATGACATGATGAAACATAAATTGATCATTTTTCTACAAATAAGGTTTCATGTATTTCATTACTAGACAACAAAACATTTGTTAATAGCAGCAGGGATTCAAGGCCtataatttttgctttgatATACTACCAAGattcaacattttttgcttTGTCATATGGGAGCCATAATTTTCTTTACGTTAAAACCTGTCCGTTTATGCTGCTActtaaaatatacacaaaaattgttttctatcaGATTTTAGACACAACCACTTACGGTTACTTTCGGCGTCAAGACGTTTTCATTCCATTTTCATACCagccaaaaacaacaacaaacctAGCACACTGTGAGTGTTTCTAGAAACTGAGCAAAGTagagaaaaaatccaaaacaggtttttttttgtatttatagtCCATTGGAGATATACACAATATATGAAAAGTGCGGTGATATGCACGCAAGGGAGACGAGGACTTTTTAGGCCAAATCGCAATCAGAAACTTCAAGGCCTTTTAatgatttttcattatttttttttgtactcagGACTCACTTTTTGGGCTAAGAAATATCATTATTACGAAATTGACTTAAGATAACACCGTTTTTCTTACGAAAAATAAACAACGAAGTCgagaattaaaacgaacaaaaattactgcttcgCGGATTACACAAGATATATCACCTTTTAGCATTTTATAAACTAGTGCCTTagtgaaaacacaaaaccaaaCCCCCAAAAACAGGATATTCTTTTGGAGGCAGAAAAATTCCGTGAGTAATCTTCAGGAAATAAAAGACTAATCTATAAGTCCCTCAATAGTCTTTCATTGACCATGATACAGAAAACTCTTAGCATATAAAGACAATTCTCTAAAAACTTAAGAAGCTcagttttcagcaaagcgctATATTTTAGAAATCTACGGATATTGGAGAGTGTCACGAGTCAGTTTACTTTTAAGTAAACTGAGTTAGTTTTGCACATACATCTTGCATAATCTGCAAAgtggtaatttctattcattctaAGTTTttgctttgctctttacttccgcgaggattttttttttttaatttttactcgtttttccAAATGCACGCAATAAACCTCACTCAAAGGTCTTAGTTTTAATTTAGGCCATAAAACTGAAGAATCCAATacgatttttgtttaaataggACATTAGTTGTAGCTTTTACTTCCTACCTCCCATAGACTTTCCCACAAGATACGCAACTTTGTCAAATAACTAAAAAGTCAAAGGGGTAGGTTGTCAACGTTATCTTTGAGAATTTATACATaataaatttaagtattttgataaaaatgaaaaacaaaaaaaaatgcatttttttcatAAGGCAGATTTTTCAAAACacgtgttttttagtttttgctaaCTAAAGGGGCTGGGAGGTGGTTTGCAAGAGGAGGAATTGCAAACCTGTTTTCCACCAAGGAGAATTCAATAGTGCTCTAATTTTGCTTCCCAGTTATTCTTCAccagaaatagtgaaaaaggaCGACTTTAGTGCCATACGCCACTTTACGATGGAAATACTAAGACTAACTCAATAAGAGGCAAATGGAGAGAGGCAGTAGCTTTTAAATGAGAAATTAAACACCCCCCGGTAATCCTGCCGTAAGCTGCTAGCCTGACAGTAAAAAAGAACTAGTAATAAGTATTGAGATGCATGCTAAGCATGCAAAAAAAGCCTTGTGTttcggatggggggggggctcaaaacCTTCTGGGGGTTTCAGGTCATAGCAAATCGATTAGCCGTCGTAGAATTCGCATTCCCCGGCATTTTGCCCTCTTTCGGCAGAATTCATGTTTTGTGTCACAAAATGACATAACTACCAATTCAATTTGGCACCATCTCAATTGTTATTATTACAGGAAGATGCTTGATTTTATCAAAACACGGttaagaaattagagcttagtTGTCTCGCGAGATTGATACCTGTTTTAGCGAAGCACAGTATTATCGCGATCTCCGCAGTTTGGTTAGTAAAAAATGGgccaaattaaagaaaaaaaaaacacattgtcGACTGAAATTAAaggatgaaattttaaaaagtaccaAACGAAATTATTGAACACTGTTCAAGTGCATAACTGGTAATATTTCAAGTGAACACCACATTCTActgacaggaaaaaaaaaacacaataatagtaaaaaacaacttaacaaaCACGAAGTAGCGTTGACTTTGATATAAACTTTTCCCGTCCACTTCGTATAAAAGAGATCTCAGAGAGCAACTTTGTagggggctcatttggttgagaATCGTAAATTCTAGTGTCTTTAAAAAAGGCCAAAACTGATTGGAAGAAAACCATCCCTCTCTTATGGAATTTTCGCTCCAGGAGCCCCCAATGGCATCGAATAAGGATTTTGTAACAGCAATTTTACTCTGAGTGCTCAAAAGGTCATAAAATTTCCCTTCGTGGGGGAAGGGTAACATGCCCGTGCAGCCAAGAGGGCAATGGTTACCAATTATAGAAAAGACGCATTCTTCACAGATATATTTTAATAGAATAGGCGGACGTGGTGCACCTTGTTACAACCTGCAATTCaacattttatttcttaagcAGATAAACTGAAAGAAGTCGGGCTGTATAATTTGCAATTACTGATATATAGATTTTAACAGAAATAATCCAGAGGTTTAAGGAGCAGCTACCCCACATTATATCTTGGTTGGGCCTGGACATGATTTGGAAAACAGTCAGAGATTAAATTTAtaagaaactagtttttcaactgaaagtaaggagcagctttGAAGCCTTACATGAACATAAATCATTCTTTATGAGAGAGGCTGTCTCCTCCTTAACACcttactctttactctaaagtatgaCTTTtggtctcaattctttaagaacattTACTGAACACAAGGGCCAATGAAAGGGCCATGATGTAGTATCATCGTCTTTTCCCGTCTTTTACCTCACGGCTCTGTGCTAAGCCTTTCACTTTATCTAGTTTACGTGGACATGATGCGCTTTTATCTGCAGGTTGCATGCATTACTTCTTTTGCGAATGACACTGTGCTAACAGTATTTGTAAAATCAGTCgatgatttaatagtaaaagctaATGATGCactcaaaagattagagatgtttacaagtttaagtttgctgtgtgtgaatgtaaagaaaatatttttattgacattCTGTAGAGTGAGTGATTCTGCTGATGTAAGTAGTAAGGTCCTATTAAgtgaaaaacctattttacaagttaaatcaCTGCGGTGCCTTGACTTCCATATTGATTCCAATTTATCGTGGAAGCATCATTATGACATTACTTCCGCCAAAATTGCACatggagttggcatcctcagaagactgaagcatattctgccggaacGTACTGttcgcacgatatattttgcaataatctacccGTATATATCATACAGATGTTTAGTTTGGAGCAGCAACTTTTATGTTAATTACGAGCGTGtgcaaattctacaaaataatgCAGCAAGAATAATTGGGAAGTATgtaaaaaaatgctaaagacACCAGTGCATGCTTTAAGTCTCTAAGGCTACTCAATCTTGGACAAATATTGGACTATCAAGCGGCGGTGTTTGTGTTTAATTATGTGCATAATCTAGTCCCGGAAACTTTCAATGAGTTTTACCGTTTTAGAAGTTCTGTTCATGAGCATGATACAAAAAGATGTGATGACTTGGTTGTGGATATTCAATATAGAGCAAGATCTGATTTTACTTTGAAGTATCTTGGCCCTTCTGTATGGAATTCTCTTCCTGTGAGTGTTAGGGAGACTGAGAACCTcccacagtttaaaaaaaaaaattaaaagagtatttgttgggaaattattttttttatttggggggattGGAGTGGGTTATAGGGCTGGAGGGAAGAGTAGGTTAAAGGGGTTGGAGTGGAGGGAGTTGTATTTTGATGAGGGTTGTTACCCTGGGGGTATTTGAGAGAAGGTGATTGtcctttttcttctcttttcattattatGTTAATTAGTGTAGAATTCTTCGAGGAAaatttatgtagttttttttaatattatttttagtctAGGATGTCTAGGAATGTTT
This is a stretch of genomic DNA from Artemia franciscana chromosome 18, ASM3288406v1, whole genome shotgun sequence. It encodes these proteins:
- the LOC136038361 gene encoding serine/threonine-protein kinase pim-1-like, whose amino-acid sequence is MPGLSNGVSAVRIQKSYSSFFEPEGIEEIDYDLCGHIGQIGASFDESGMDLDEICSLTMKEKHRFDSRFSVTDQQLGSGTFGKVYLGADKSGGGKVAIKKIKKREIFDFTVNERGKVVPMEIEILGKIKGLDGFVQIIDSFEMGDEFWLVTEFFEKSLDLNSFIKCQQGLSEKQALFIFRKVCKCVLRLFNRKIIHRDIKPENIIITPEATIKLIDFGSATHIDRALENLVATTLYLPPEFLREEIYKPEAVAVWSLGLVLAGLLTGKNVFAKHISPYAVSYEEALEALVMKSVRSVIKNITPTFSTQVKDLLSKCLDEDPDERITLRDILKHKCFNVLN